In one window of Carassius auratus strain Wakin chromosome 28, ASM336829v1, whole genome shotgun sequence DNA:
- the LOC113046957 gene encoding mitochondrial Rho GTPase 1-A isoform X1, whose protein sequence is MRKDVRILLVGEPKVGKTSLIMSLVSEEFPDEVPLRAEEITIPADVTPERVPTHIVDYSEAEQSDEQLYQEISKANVICIVYSVNNKKSIEKVTSHWIPLINERTDKDSRVPLILVGNKSDLVEHSSMETILPIMNQFSEIETCVECSAKNLKNISELFYYAQKAVLHPTGPLYSPEEKEMKPSCIKALTRIFKISDLDNDGILNDNELNFFQRTCFNIPLAPQALEDVKNVVRKNMSDGVKDNGLTLKGFLFLHTLFIQRGRHETTWTVLRRFGYDDDLELTQEYLFPLLKIPPDCTTELNHNAYLFLQSVFDKHDKDRDCALSPDELKDLFKVFPYMPWGPDVNNTVCTNEQGWITYQGYLSQWTLTTYLDVQRCLEYLGYLGYSIIQEQESQAAAVTITRNKRIDLQKKQTQRSVFRCNVLGARGSGKSGFLQAFLGRNLARQKRIREDHKSYYAISTTYVYGQEKYLLLHEVLPDFEFLSEADLACDVVCLVYDISNSRSFEYCAKVYKKHFLDSKTPCVIIAAKSDLHEARQYYSLSPLDFCRKHKLHPPQMFTCNTDEAPSKDIYTKLTTMAMYPHARLRCMCSCNRCTYCICHNLLNSELVRSVKAKLYSAVLNRLRPFIQDVGTLLLADEESSLTHQVHAVSFVEDSVYMESSVDPFVPVCNRHMTQADLKNSTFWLRASVGATVFAVLGFAMYKALLKQR, encoded by the exons ATGAGAAAGGACGTGAGGATATTACTAGTCGGTGAAC CCAAAGTGGGGAAGACCTCCCTGATCATGTCTCTCGTCAGTGAGGAATTCCCTGATGAG GTTCCTCTCAGAGCCGAGGAGATCACTATCCCAGCGGATGTCACTCCTGAGAGAGTGCCCACTCATATAGTGGACTATTCAG AAGCAGAACAGTCAGATGAGCAGCTTTACCAAGAAATATCAAAG GCCAATGTTATATGCATCGTATATTCAGTAAACAACAAGAAATCAATCGAAAAG GTGACGAGTCATTGGATTCCCCTCATCAATGAAAGAACAGATAAGGACAGCAG AGTACCGTTGATCCTGGTGGGGAATAAATCTGACCTGGTGGAGCACAGCAGCATGGAGACCATCCTGCCCATCATGAACCAGTTCTCTGAGATTGAGACCTGTGTGGAG TGTTCAGCCAAAAACCTGAAGAACATCTCTGAGTTGTTCTACTACGCTCAGAAGGCTGTTCTGCACCCGACAGGACCGCTGTACTCCCCAGAAGAGAAAGAG ATGAAGCCTTCGTGCATCAAAGCACTCACTCGCATTTTCAAAATATCAGACCTGGACAACGATGGCATTCTTAACGATAATGAGCTTAATTTCTTCCAG AGAACTTGTTTTAACATCCCCCTGGCACCTCAAGCCCTGGAGGACGTGAAGAATGTTGTGCGGAAAAATATGTCTGATGGAGTAAAAGACAATGGCCTCACACTGAAGG GTTTCCTGTTCCTTCATACACTTTTTATTCAGAGAGGACGGCATGAGACCACATGGACTGTGCTCAGGAGGTTTGGTTATGATGACGACCTGGAGCTGACTCAGGAATACCTGTTTCCACT GTTAAAAATACCTCCAGACTGCACCACAGAGCTGAACCACAACGCCTACCTCTTCCTCCAGAGCGTCTTTGACAAGCATGACAAA GATCGAGACTGTGCCCTGTCTCCAGATGAGCTGAAGGATTTGTTCAAGGTTTTTCCCTACATGCCCTGGGGTCCCGATGTCAACAACACAGTCTGCACCAATGAGCAGGGCTGGATCACTTACCAAGGCTACCTTTCCCAGTGGAC GCTTACAACATACCTCGATGTGCAGCGATGTCTAGAGTACTTGGGTTATCTTGGTTACTCCATTATCCAAGAACAGGAGTCACAGGCAGCTGCTGTCACAA TCACGAGGAATAAGCGCATCGACCTGCAGAAGAAACAGACCCAGCGCAGTGTTTTCCGCTGCAATGTCTTAGGAGCTCGAGGCAGCGGTAAAAGTGGCTTTCTGCAGGCTTTCCTTGGCAGGAATCTTGCG CGTCAGAAGAGGATAAGAGAAGACCACAAGTCTTACTATGCCATCAGCACCACTTATGTTTATGGACAAGAGAAATATCTGCTT cTGCACGAGGTGCTGCCGGACTTTGAGTTCCTTTCTGAGGCTGATCTGGCTTGTGATGTTGTGTGCTTGGTGTATGACATCAGCAACTCACGCTCTTTTGAGTACTGCGCTAAAGTCTACAAG AAACACTTCTTGGACAGTAAGACTCCCTGTGTGATTATTGCTGCCAAGTCAGACCTGCATGAAGCCCGTCAGTACTACAGTCTGTCCCCGCTGGATTTCTGTCGGAAACACAAGCTTCACCCGCCACAGATGTTCACCTGCAACACAGACGAAGCACCCAGCAAAGACATCTACACCAAACTCACCACTATGGCCATGTATCC cCACGCCAGGTTACGCTGCATGTGCAGCTGCAACAGGTGCACCTATTGCATCTGTCACAACCTCCTGAACTCTGAGCTGGTGCGCTCGGTAAAGGCCAAACTCTACAGTGCTGTTCTGAACAG GTTGAGGCCTTTTATACAAGATGTGGGCACGCTTCTGTTGGCTGACGAGGAGTCCAGCCTCACCCATCAGGTTCATGCAGTCAGCTTTGTAGAGGACTCGGTCTACATGGAGTCGTCTGTCGACCCGTTTGTGCCCGTGTGTAACAG ACACATGACCCAAGCTGACCTGAAAAACTCTACGTTTTGGCTGAGGGCGAGCGTCGGTGCCACCGTGTTTGCCGTCCTTGGCTTCGCCATGTACAAAGCTCTCCTGAAGCAGCGGTGA
- the LOC113046957 gene encoding mitochondrial Rho GTPase 1-A isoform X3 has protein sequence MRKDVRILLVGEPKVGKTSLIMSLVSEEFPDEVPLRAEEITIPADVTPERVPTHIVDYSEAEQSDEQLYQEISKANVICIVYSVNNKKSIEKVTSHWIPLINERTDKDSRVPLILVGNKSDLVEHSSMETILPIMNQFSEIETCVECSAKNLKNISELFYYAQKAVLHPTGPLYSPEEKEMKPSCIKALTRIFKISDLDNDGILNDNELNFFQRTCFNIPLAPQALEDVKNVVRKNMSDGVKDNGLTLKGFLFLHTLFIQRGRHETTWTVLRRFGYDDDLELTQEYLFPLLKIPPDCTTELNHNAYLFLQSVFDKHDKDRDCALSPDELKDLFKVFPYMPWGPDVNNTVCTNEQGWITYQGYLSQWTLTTYLDVQRCLEYLGYLGYSIIQEQESQAAAVTITRNKRIDLQKKQTQRSVFRCNVLGARGSGKSGFLQAFLGRNLARQKRIREDHKSYYAISTTYVYGQEKYLLLHEVLPDFEFLSEADLACDVVCLVYDISNSRSFEYCAKVYKKHFLDSKTPCVIIAAKSDLHEARQYYSLSPLDFCRKHKLHPPQMFTCNTDEAPSKDIYTKLTTMAMYPHARLRCMCSCNRCTYCICHNLLNSELVRSVKAKLYSAVLNRCSFSVVWLALFIFALHLFTSC, from the exons ATGAGAAAGGACGTGAGGATATTACTAGTCGGTGAAC CCAAAGTGGGGAAGACCTCCCTGATCATGTCTCTCGTCAGTGAGGAATTCCCTGATGAG GTTCCTCTCAGAGCCGAGGAGATCACTATCCCAGCGGATGTCACTCCTGAGAGAGTGCCCACTCATATAGTGGACTATTCAG AAGCAGAACAGTCAGATGAGCAGCTTTACCAAGAAATATCAAAG GCCAATGTTATATGCATCGTATATTCAGTAAACAACAAGAAATCAATCGAAAAG GTGACGAGTCATTGGATTCCCCTCATCAATGAAAGAACAGATAAGGACAGCAG AGTACCGTTGATCCTGGTGGGGAATAAATCTGACCTGGTGGAGCACAGCAGCATGGAGACCATCCTGCCCATCATGAACCAGTTCTCTGAGATTGAGACCTGTGTGGAG TGTTCAGCCAAAAACCTGAAGAACATCTCTGAGTTGTTCTACTACGCTCAGAAGGCTGTTCTGCACCCGACAGGACCGCTGTACTCCCCAGAAGAGAAAGAG ATGAAGCCTTCGTGCATCAAAGCACTCACTCGCATTTTCAAAATATCAGACCTGGACAACGATGGCATTCTTAACGATAATGAGCTTAATTTCTTCCAG AGAACTTGTTTTAACATCCCCCTGGCACCTCAAGCCCTGGAGGACGTGAAGAATGTTGTGCGGAAAAATATGTCTGATGGAGTAAAAGACAATGGCCTCACACTGAAGG GTTTCCTGTTCCTTCATACACTTTTTATTCAGAGAGGACGGCATGAGACCACATGGACTGTGCTCAGGAGGTTTGGTTATGATGACGACCTGGAGCTGACTCAGGAATACCTGTTTCCACT GTTAAAAATACCTCCAGACTGCACCACAGAGCTGAACCACAACGCCTACCTCTTCCTCCAGAGCGTCTTTGACAAGCATGACAAA GATCGAGACTGTGCCCTGTCTCCAGATGAGCTGAAGGATTTGTTCAAGGTTTTTCCCTACATGCCCTGGGGTCCCGATGTCAACAACACAGTCTGCACCAATGAGCAGGGCTGGATCACTTACCAAGGCTACCTTTCCCAGTGGAC GCTTACAACATACCTCGATGTGCAGCGATGTCTAGAGTACTTGGGTTATCTTGGTTACTCCATTATCCAAGAACAGGAGTCACAGGCAGCTGCTGTCACAA TCACGAGGAATAAGCGCATCGACCTGCAGAAGAAACAGACCCAGCGCAGTGTTTTCCGCTGCAATGTCTTAGGAGCTCGAGGCAGCGGTAAAAGTGGCTTTCTGCAGGCTTTCCTTGGCAGGAATCTTGCG CGTCAGAAGAGGATAAGAGAAGACCACAAGTCTTACTATGCCATCAGCACCACTTATGTTTATGGACAAGAGAAATATCTGCTT cTGCACGAGGTGCTGCCGGACTTTGAGTTCCTTTCTGAGGCTGATCTGGCTTGTGATGTTGTGTGCTTGGTGTATGACATCAGCAACTCACGCTCTTTTGAGTACTGCGCTAAAGTCTACAAG AAACACTTCTTGGACAGTAAGACTCCCTGTGTGATTATTGCTGCCAAGTCAGACCTGCATGAAGCCCGTCAGTACTACAGTCTGTCCCCGCTGGATTTCTGTCGGAAACACAAGCTTCACCCGCCACAGATGTTCACCTGCAACACAGACGAAGCACCCAGCAAAGACATCTACACCAAACTCACCACTATGGCCATGTATCC cCACGCCAGGTTACGCTGCATGTGCAGCTGCAACAGGTGCACCTATTGCATCTGTCACAACCTCCTGAACTCTGAGCTGGTGCGCTCGGTAAAGGCCAAACTCTACAGTGCTGTTCTGAACAG GTGTTCCTTTTCAGTTGTCTGGCTTGCCCTTTTCATCTTTGCTTTGCATCTCTTTACATCATGTTAG
- the LOC113046957 gene encoding mitochondrial Rho GTPase 1-A isoform X2: protein MRKDVRILLVGEPKVGKTSLIMSLVSEEFPDEVPLRAEEITIPADVTPERVPTHIVDYSEAEQSDEQLYQEISKANVICIVYSVNNKKSIEKVTSHWIPLINERTDKDSRVPLILVGNKSDLVEHSSMETILPIMNQFSEIETCVECSAKNLKNISELFYYAQKAVLHPTGPLYSPEEKEMKPSCIKALTRIFKISDLDNDGILNDNELNFFQRTCFNIPLAPQALEDVKNVVRKNMSDGVKDNGLTLKGFLFLHTLFIQRGRHETTWTVLRRFGYDDDLELTQEYLFPLLKIPPDCTTELNHNAYLFLQSVFDKHDKDRDCALSPDELKDLFKVFPYMPWGPDVNNTVCTNEQGWITYQGYLSQWTLTTYLDVQRCLEYLGYLGYSIIQEQESQAAAVTITRNKRIDLQKKQTQRSVFRCNVLGARGSGKSGFLQAFLGRNLARQKRIREDHKSYYAISTTYVYGQEKYLLLHEVLPDFEFLSEADLACDVVCLVYDISNSRSFEYCAKVYKKHFLDSKTPCVIIAAKSDLHEARQYYSLSPLDFCRKHKLHPPQMFTCNTDEAPSKDIYTKLTTMAMYPHARLRCMCSCNRCTYCICHNLLNSELVRSVKAKLYSAVLNRHMTQADLKNSTFWLRASVGATVFAVLGFAMYKALLKQR from the exons ATGAGAAAGGACGTGAGGATATTACTAGTCGGTGAAC CCAAAGTGGGGAAGACCTCCCTGATCATGTCTCTCGTCAGTGAGGAATTCCCTGATGAG GTTCCTCTCAGAGCCGAGGAGATCACTATCCCAGCGGATGTCACTCCTGAGAGAGTGCCCACTCATATAGTGGACTATTCAG AAGCAGAACAGTCAGATGAGCAGCTTTACCAAGAAATATCAAAG GCCAATGTTATATGCATCGTATATTCAGTAAACAACAAGAAATCAATCGAAAAG GTGACGAGTCATTGGATTCCCCTCATCAATGAAAGAACAGATAAGGACAGCAG AGTACCGTTGATCCTGGTGGGGAATAAATCTGACCTGGTGGAGCACAGCAGCATGGAGACCATCCTGCCCATCATGAACCAGTTCTCTGAGATTGAGACCTGTGTGGAG TGTTCAGCCAAAAACCTGAAGAACATCTCTGAGTTGTTCTACTACGCTCAGAAGGCTGTTCTGCACCCGACAGGACCGCTGTACTCCCCAGAAGAGAAAGAG ATGAAGCCTTCGTGCATCAAAGCACTCACTCGCATTTTCAAAATATCAGACCTGGACAACGATGGCATTCTTAACGATAATGAGCTTAATTTCTTCCAG AGAACTTGTTTTAACATCCCCCTGGCACCTCAAGCCCTGGAGGACGTGAAGAATGTTGTGCGGAAAAATATGTCTGATGGAGTAAAAGACAATGGCCTCACACTGAAGG GTTTCCTGTTCCTTCATACACTTTTTATTCAGAGAGGACGGCATGAGACCACATGGACTGTGCTCAGGAGGTTTGGTTATGATGACGACCTGGAGCTGACTCAGGAATACCTGTTTCCACT GTTAAAAATACCTCCAGACTGCACCACAGAGCTGAACCACAACGCCTACCTCTTCCTCCAGAGCGTCTTTGACAAGCATGACAAA GATCGAGACTGTGCCCTGTCTCCAGATGAGCTGAAGGATTTGTTCAAGGTTTTTCCCTACATGCCCTGGGGTCCCGATGTCAACAACACAGTCTGCACCAATGAGCAGGGCTGGATCACTTACCAAGGCTACCTTTCCCAGTGGAC GCTTACAACATACCTCGATGTGCAGCGATGTCTAGAGTACTTGGGTTATCTTGGTTACTCCATTATCCAAGAACAGGAGTCACAGGCAGCTGCTGTCACAA TCACGAGGAATAAGCGCATCGACCTGCAGAAGAAACAGACCCAGCGCAGTGTTTTCCGCTGCAATGTCTTAGGAGCTCGAGGCAGCGGTAAAAGTGGCTTTCTGCAGGCTTTCCTTGGCAGGAATCTTGCG CGTCAGAAGAGGATAAGAGAAGACCACAAGTCTTACTATGCCATCAGCACCACTTATGTTTATGGACAAGAGAAATATCTGCTT cTGCACGAGGTGCTGCCGGACTTTGAGTTCCTTTCTGAGGCTGATCTGGCTTGTGATGTTGTGTGCTTGGTGTATGACATCAGCAACTCACGCTCTTTTGAGTACTGCGCTAAAGTCTACAAG AAACACTTCTTGGACAGTAAGACTCCCTGTGTGATTATTGCTGCCAAGTCAGACCTGCATGAAGCCCGTCAGTACTACAGTCTGTCCCCGCTGGATTTCTGTCGGAAACACAAGCTTCACCCGCCACAGATGTTCACCTGCAACACAGACGAAGCACCCAGCAAAGACATCTACACCAAACTCACCACTATGGCCATGTATCC cCACGCCAGGTTACGCTGCATGTGCAGCTGCAACAGGTGCACCTATTGCATCTGTCACAACCTCCTGAACTCTGAGCTGGTGCGCTCGGTAAAGGCCAAACTCTACAGTGCTGTTCTGAACAG ACACATGACCCAAGCTGACCTGAAAAACTCTACGTTTTGGCTGAGGGCGAGCGTCGGTGCCACCGTGTTTGCCGTCCTTGGCTTCGCCATGTACAAAGCTCTCCTGAAGCAGCGGTGA
- the LOC113046957 gene encoding mitochondrial Rho GTPase 1-A isoform X4 — protein MRKDVRILLVGEPKVGKTSLIMSLVSEEFPDEVPLRAEEITIPADVTPERVPTHIVDYSEAEQSDEQLYQEISKANVICIVYSVNNKKSIEKVTSHWIPLINERTDKDSRVPLILVGNKSDLVEHSSMETILPIMNQFSEIETCVECSAKNLKNISELFYYAQKAVLHPTGPLYSPEEKEMKPSCIKALTRIFKISDLDNDGILNDNELNFFQRTCFNIPLAPQALEDVKNVVRKNMSDGVKDNGLTLKGFLFLHTLFIQRGRHETTWTVLRRFGYDDDLELTQEYLFPLLKIPPDCTTELNHNAYLFLQSVFDKHDKDRDCALSPDELKDLFKVFPYMPWGPDVNNTVCTNEQGWITYQGYLSQWTLTTYLDVQRCLEYLGYLGYSIIQEQESQAAAVTITRNKRIDLQKKQTQRSVFRCNVLGARGSGKSGFLQAFLGRNLARQKRIREDHKSYYAISTTYVYGQEKYLLLHEVLPDFEFLSEADLACDVVCLVYDISNSRSFEYCAKVYKKHFLDSKTPCVIIAAKSDLHEARQYYSLSPLDFCRKHKLHPPQMFTCNTDEAPSKDIYTKLTTMAMYPHMTQADLKNSTFWLRASVGATVFAVLGFAMYKALLKQR, from the exons ATGAGAAAGGACGTGAGGATATTACTAGTCGGTGAAC CCAAAGTGGGGAAGACCTCCCTGATCATGTCTCTCGTCAGTGAGGAATTCCCTGATGAG GTTCCTCTCAGAGCCGAGGAGATCACTATCCCAGCGGATGTCACTCCTGAGAGAGTGCCCACTCATATAGTGGACTATTCAG AAGCAGAACAGTCAGATGAGCAGCTTTACCAAGAAATATCAAAG GCCAATGTTATATGCATCGTATATTCAGTAAACAACAAGAAATCAATCGAAAAG GTGACGAGTCATTGGATTCCCCTCATCAATGAAAGAACAGATAAGGACAGCAG AGTACCGTTGATCCTGGTGGGGAATAAATCTGACCTGGTGGAGCACAGCAGCATGGAGACCATCCTGCCCATCATGAACCAGTTCTCTGAGATTGAGACCTGTGTGGAG TGTTCAGCCAAAAACCTGAAGAACATCTCTGAGTTGTTCTACTACGCTCAGAAGGCTGTTCTGCACCCGACAGGACCGCTGTACTCCCCAGAAGAGAAAGAG ATGAAGCCTTCGTGCATCAAAGCACTCACTCGCATTTTCAAAATATCAGACCTGGACAACGATGGCATTCTTAACGATAATGAGCTTAATTTCTTCCAG AGAACTTGTTTTAACATCCCCCTGGCACCTCAAGCCCTGGAGGACGTGAAGAATGTTGTGCGGAAAAATATGTCTGATGGAGTAAAAGACAATGGCCTCACACTGAAGG GTTTCCTGTTCCTTCATACACTTTTTATTCAGAGAGGACGGCATGAGACCACATGGACTGTGCTCAGGAGGTTTGGTTATGATGACGACCTGGAGCTGACTCAGGAATACCTGTTTCCACT GTTAAAAATACCTCCAGACTGCACCACAGAGCTGAACCACAACGCCTACCTCTTCCTCCAGAGCGTCTTTGACAAGCATGACAAA GATCGAGACTGTGCCCTGTCTCCAGATGAGCTGAAGGATTTGTTCAAGGTTTTTCCCTACATGCCCTGGGGTCCCGATGTCAACAACACAGTCTGCACCAATGAGCAGGGCTGGATCACTTACCAAGGCTACCTTTCCCAGTGGAC GCTTACAACATACCTCGATGTGCAGCGATGTCTAGAGTACTTGGGTTATCTTGGTTACTCCATTATCCAAGAACAGGAGTCACAGGCAGCTGCTGTCACAA TCACGAGGAATAAGCGCATCGACCTGCAGAAGAAACAGACCCAGCGCAGTGTTTTCCGCTGCAATGTCTTAGGAGCTCGAGGCAGCGGTAAAAGTGGCTTTCTGCAGGCTTTCCTTGGCAGGAATCTTGCG CGTCAGAAGAGGATAAGAGAAGACCACAAGTCTTACTATGCCATCAGCACCACTTATGTTTATGGACAAGAGAAATATCTGCTT cTGCACGAGGTGCTGCCGGACTTTGAGTTCCTTTCTGAGGCTGATCTGGCTTGTGATGTTGTGTGCTTGGTGTATGACATCAGCAACTCACGCTCTTTTGAGTACTGCGCTAAAGTCTACAAG AAACACTTCTTGGACAGTAAGACTCCCTGTGTGATTATTGCTGCCAAGTCAGACCTGCATGAAGCCCGTCAGTACTACAGTCTGTCCCCGCTGGATTTCTGTCGGAAACACAAGCTTCACCCGCCACAGATGTTCACCTGCAACACAGACGAAGCACCCAGCAAAGACATCTACACCAAACTCACCACTATGGCCATGTATCC ACACATGACCCAAGCTGACCTGAAAAACTCTACGTTTTGGCTGAGGGCGAGCGTCGGTGCCACCGTGTTTGCCGTCCTTGGCTTCGCCATGTACAAAGCTCTCCTGAAGCAGCGGTGA